One genomic window of Micropterus dolomieu isolate WLL.071019.BEF.003 ecotype Adirondacks linkage group LG14, ASM2129224v1, whole genome shotgun sequence includes the following:
- the LOC123983084 gene encoding 5-hydroxytryptamine receptor 3A-like yields the protein MEVPPITQSHQSFLMINRTSIRPLKKAVLDHLKLTQQKDLYTMARPVKNHTETTRIWIQMLLHSILDVRETDQTFVPYVWIDMDWINYHIKWDPVKFCGIKRVTVPIEALWKPDITIEEMTEKDKAPPSPYLIVRSSGWVERLNDMVLVNTCKMQVYKFPFDMQRCTITFKSVVHNDEEIQLIDFYNHGTLPVWTNKLPTQYEWLVISKTATVKTIDTLGFNQSMLVYTITMKRRSLLYVVNFMLPVLFFLCLDLASFLISDRGGEKLSFKVTVLLAVTVLQLILNEILPSTSDKIPLIAAYCIGSFGLMMLSLLETILVMHLMEKDSASDDSKADRDRSSSEDCRDKQDEKKWTHCGSACDVSTGETLSGLLSVAKEDSSSKLTEDSHSLEKLSDDLMKVEKTLTVLLNSRKDEGKPGYWTRVAKRINKVFIIVYVTVVGLFLSCISLTWYHAADE from the exons ATGGAAGTACCTCCAATTACACAGAGCCACCAGAGCTTCTTGATGATCAACAGAACTTCAATCAGACCTTTGAAGAAA GCTGTTTTAGACCACCTGAAACTGACCCAGCAAAAAGATCTGTACACCATGGCCAGGCCTGTTAAAAACCACACTGAAACTACAAGAATATGGATCCAAATGCTGCTGCATAGCATCCTAGATGTG AGGGAGACTGACCAGACTTTTGTTCCTTATGTTTGGATTGATATG GATTGGATTAATTATCACATTAAGTGGGATCCAGTGAAGTTCTGTGGAATTAAAAGGGTAACAGTTCCTATTGAAGCATTGTGGAAGCCAGATATAACTATTGAAGAGAT GACAGAGAAGGATAAGGCCCCACCGAGTCCTTACCTCATCGTTCGTTCTTCAGGTTGGGTCGAACGTCTGAATGATATGGTTCTGGTCAACACCTGCAAAATGCAAGTTTACAAATTCCCCTTCGACATGCAGCGCTGCACCATAACTTTCAAGTCGGTCGTACACAATG ACGAGGAAATACAGCTTATTGATTTTTACAACCATGGCACGTTGCCTGTGTGGACTAACAAGTTGCCGACCCAGTATGAGTGGCTGGTCATCAGCAAGACGGCCACAGTCAAAACTATTGACACTTTAGGCTTCAACCAAAGCATGCTTGTTTACACT ATCACCATGAAGAGGCGGTCTCTGCTCTACGTTGTCAACTTCATGTTGCCTGTCCTGTTCTTCTTGTGTCTGGACTTGGCCTCCTTCCTGATCTCAGACAGAGGGGGCGAGAAGCTCAGCTTCAAGGTCACTGTGCTGCTTGCTGTCACTGTGTTACAACTAATTCTAAATGAAATTCTGCCTTCCACGTCAGACAAGATTCCACTTATAG cggCCTACTGTATTGGGAGTTTTGGTTTGATGATGCTCAGCCTCCTGGAGACAATTTTGGTGATGCATCTGATGGAGAAAGACTCTGCATCGGATGACAGCAAGGCAGACAGAGACCGAAGCTCAAGTGAGGACTGTAGGGACAAACAAG ACGAGAAGAAATGGACTCACTGTGGGTCTGCCTGTGATGTGTCTACTGGTGAAACTCTATCTGGACTGCTGTCGGTGGCCAAAGAG GATAGCAGCAGCAAACTGACGGAGGACTCCCATTCCTTGGAGAAGCTCTCAGATGATCTGATGAAGGTGGAGAAAACACTGACTGTGCTCCTCAACAGCAGGAAGGATGAAGGAAAGCCTGGGTACTGGACCAGAGTGGCTAAAAGAATCAACAAAGTTTTCATCATTGTCTACGTCACAGTTGTCGgtctgtttttatcttgtaTCTCTTTAACATGGTACCATGCAGCGGACGAGTAG